Proteins co-encoded in one Burkholderia ambifaria AMMD genomic window:
- a CDS encoding DUF1993 domain-containing protein — MSPTQLLVPTLTQMLRAQSAWLDKAVAHRQATGDAPDALLTLKLAPDMYPLAAQVRFSCFQAMEPVYRLRGERLPDALLALREAGWHADAQPGTVSDAQGILSGTIAFLGELAPDALDGGAARPIALELPNGIAFDMTGEQYVRDWALPQFYFHAIAAYAILRHYGVELGKADYVPHMLAYVRPDTIPQG; from the coding sequence ATGTCACCAACCCAACTTCTCGTTCCGACGTTGACCCAGATGCTGCGCGCGCAATCCGCGTGGCTCGACAAGGCCGTCGCGCACCGGCAGGCCACCGGCGACGCGCCCGATGCGCTGCTGACGCTGAAGCTCGCGCCCGACATGTATCCGCTCGCCGCACAGGTGCGGTTCTCGTGCTTCCAGGCGATGGAGCCCGTCTACCGGCTGCGCGGCGAACGGCTGCCGGATGCGCTGCTCGCGCTACGCGAAGCCGGCTGGCACGCCGATGCGCAGCCGGGCACGGTGAGCGACGCGCAAGGGATCCTCTCCGGCACGATCGCATTCCTCGGCGAACTCGCGCCCGACGCGCTCGATGGCGGCGCCGCGCGGCCGATCGCCCTCGAGCTGCCGAACGGCATCGCGTTCGACATGACGGGCGAGCAGTACGTGCGCGACTGGGCGCTGCCGCAGTTCTACTTTCACGCGATCGCCGCATACGCGATCCTGCGCCATTACGGCGTCGAGCTCGGCAAGGCCGACTACGTGCCGCACATGCTGGCGTACGTGCGCCCCGACACGATTCCGCAGGGTTGA
- a CDS encoding NUDIX hydrolase, with translation MNTGPDTVASIKERATIVCRQRSSVLLVARTAARWTLPGGTIRRGETPLEAAQRELAEETRLEGLALDYAVQFGGLTKLHHVFVADVPKHLVPRASNEIARCKWFDVERLETLRASVPTRKIIELLHLDRFSPLADGPLRLR, from the coding sequence ATGAATACCGGGCCGGATACCGTCGCCAGCATCAAGGAGCGCGCCACGATCGTGTGCCGCCAGCGCAGCAGCGTGCTGCTGGTCGCGCGCACCGCGGCGCGCTGGACGCTGCCCGGCGGCACGATCCGGCGCGGCGAGACACCGCTGGAGGCCGCGCAGCGGGAGCTGGCGGAGGAAACGCGGCTCGAAGGGCTCGCGCTCGACTATGCGGTGCAGTTCGGCGGTCTCACGAAGCTCCATCACGTGTTCGTGGCCGACGTGCCGAAACATCTGGTCCCGCGCGCGAGCAACGAGATCGCGCGCTGCAAGTGGTTCGACGTCGAACGCCTCGAGACGCTGCGCGCGAGCGTACCGACCCGCAAGATCATCGAGCTGCTGCACCTCGACCGCTTTTCCCCGCTTGCTGACGGCCCGCTTCGTCTGCGCTGA
- the cobN gene encoding cobaltochelatase subunit CobN — protein MHLLRTTPGGFVDDTQGVVRIDQQPADIVILSSADTTLSLLASVVPKLPAGFPSVRLANVTFLRQPASVDFYVDDVLRHAKTVVIDHLGGEAYWPYGIEQAVSLASKRRQQLAMFSGDLQEDPNLVAKSTVAPALCRLWWRYLRDGGMHNAEALLRSIAFHTLGFGDEPEPPRPLPAAALYHPARDPASVDDWRARWTPGAPVVAILFYRAHWQAANTAVFDALADALVREGLNPLPIAVTSLKDAVSREVITQLCDTHGVALVLNTTAFAAGAIDSPEPDILAGDAPVLQVILSGGNRDAWVADNQGLHARDIAMHIALPEVDGRIVTRAVSFKGLAYRCPHTEVDVVRYQPDAERIAFVAALARGWCRLRTLDNADKRIALILANYPQSEGRIGNGVGLDTPASALRVLAALRDAGYAVADLPADGDALIARLTEGVTNDPAVRALRPAFQSFALADYVAHFARLPAAVRDALNERWGPPDADPTLRQGRFPIAGWRAGNVFVGIQPSRSRGENDYASYHDADLVPPHAYLAFYFWLRDAFGIDAVIHLGKHGNLEWLPGKSVALSDACWPDLTLGPLPHLYPFIVNDPGEGSQAKRRAQAVIIDHLMPPLTRAENYGPLQDLERQVDEYYEALMVDARRARLLRKTILATIAEHRLHDELSVSPPRDAGDEDALLTRVDAWLCELKEAQIRDGLHVFGASPLDRQRRDTLLALARFPVGDGKGERAGLIAALARDLALGDDFDPLAADWAAPWTGPRPAVLQALDASPWRHAGDTRERLERLAQQWLDGLCRANVGGDAGIDATPPGAWPHTLAVLERVRATLLPALDACGGEELRQLLRGLDGRFVPPGPSGSPSRGRPDVLPTGRNFYSVDTRAVPTQAAWSLGLKSAQQLIERHLQDHGDYPRAIGLSVWGTATMRTGGDDIAQAFALIGVRPKWAHGSHRVTDFEILPIEIFDRPRIDVTLRVSGFFRDAFPNLMHLFDAAVQAVAALDEPEALNPIRARIERERATWIERGVAPDEARRRAGWRVFGARPGSYGAGLQDMIDQRRWQTDADLAAAYRQWGGHAYAQNSAGDAAPDVFGERLAAIDVVVQNQDSREHDILDSNDYYQFQGGMTAAVRHLSGQQPSIYHGDHANPVAPKMRTLREEIARVIRSRVVNPKWLDGVKRHGYKGAAEMAATVDYLYGYDATARVLSDHQYALVADAYLFDDDTRAFLERHNPKALHGICERFVEAMQRGLWQQPGDYRERIEAVWLDSEQLQEGGRR, from the coding sequence ATGCATCTGCTGCGCACCACGCCGGGCGGCTTCGTCGACGATACGCAGGGCGTCGTCCGGATCGACCAGCAGCCGGCCGACATCGTGATCCTGAGTTCGGCCGATACGACCTTGTCGCTGCTGGCCAGCGTCGTGCCGAAGCTGCCGGCCGGCTTTCCGAGCGTGCGGCTCGCGAACGTCACGTTCCTGCGGCAGCCCGCGTCGGTCGATTTCTATGTCGACGACGTGCTGCGTCATGCGAAGACGGTCGTGATCGATCATCTCGGCGGCGAAGCGTACTGGCCGTACGGGATCGAACAGGCCGTGTCGCTGGCGTCCAAGCGCCGGCAGCAGCTCGCGATGTTCTCGGGCGACCTGCAGGAAGACCCGAACCTCGTCGCGAAGAGCACGGTCGCGCCGGCGCTGTGCCGGCTGTGGTGGCGCTACCTGCGCGACGGCGGGATGCACAACGCCGAAGCGCTGCTGCGCAGCATCGCATTCCATACGCTCGGCTTCGGCGACGAACCCGAGCCGCCGCGCCCGCTGCCGGCCGCCGCGCTGTATCACCCGGCGCGCGACCCGGCGAGCGTCGACGACTGGCGCGCGCGCTGGACGCCCGGCGCACCCGTGGTCGCGATCCTGTTCTATCGCGCGCACTGGCAGGCCGCGAACACGGCCGTGTTCGACGCGCTGGCCGATGCGCTCGTGCGCGAAGGGCTCAATCCGCTGCCGATCGCGGTCACGTCGCTGAAGGACGCGGTGAGCCGCGAGGTCATCACGCAGCTCTGCGACACGCACGGCGTCGCGCTCGTGCTGAACACCACGGCCTTCGCGGCCGGCGCGATCGATAGCCCCGAGCCCGACATACTCGCCGGCGACGCGCCGGTGCTGCAGGTGATCCTGTCCGGCGGCAACCGCGACGCGTGGGTGGCCGACAACCAGGGGCTGCACGCGCGCGACATCGCGATGCACATCGCGTTGCCTGAAGTCGACGGGCGCATCGTCACGCGCGCGGTGAGCTTCAAGGGGCTCGCGTATCGGTGTCCGCACACCGAAGTCGACGTCGTGCGCTACCAGCCGGACGCCGAACGGATCGCGTTCGTCGCGGCGCTCGCGCGCGGCTGGTGCCGGCTGCGCACGCTCGACAATGCCGACAAGCGCATCGCGCTGATTCTCGCGAACTATCCGCAAAGCGAAGGGCGGATCGGCAACGGCGTCGGGCTCGACACGCCGGCGTCCGCGCTGCGCGTGCTCGCGGCGCTGCGCGACGCGGGCTATGCGGTAGCCGACCTGCCGGCCGACGGCGACGCGCTGATCGCGCGGCTCACCGAAGGCGTGACCAACGACCCGGCCGTGCGCGCACTGCGCCCCGCGTTCCAGAGTTTCGCGCTGGCCGATTACGTCGCGCATTTCGCGCGGCTGCCGGCCGCCGTGCGCGATGCGCTGAACGAGCGCTGGGGGCCGCCCGACGCGGACCCGACGCTGCGCCAAGGGCGCTTCCCGATCGCCGGCTGGCGCGCGGGCAACGTGTTCGTCGGCATCCAGCCGTCGCGTTCGCGCGGCGAGAACGACTATGCGAGCTACCACGACGCGGACCTCGTGCCGCCGCACGCTTACCTCGCGTTCTATTTCTGGCTGCGCGATGCGTTCGGCATCGACGCGGTCATCCACCTCGGCAAGCACGGCAACCTCGAATGGCTGCCGGGCAAGAGCGTCGCGCTGTCCGACGCGTGCTGGCCGGACCTGACACTCGGGCCGCTGCCGCATCTGTATCCGTTCATCGTCAACGATCCGGGCGAGGGCAGCCAGGCGAAGCGCCGCGCGCAGGCCGTGATCATCGATCACCTGATGCCGCCGCTCACGCGCGCGGAAAACTACGGCCCGCTGCAGGATCTCGAACGGCAGGTCGACGAATACTACGAAGCGCTGATGGTCGATGCGCGGCGCGCGAGGCTGCTGCGCAAGACGATCCTCGCGACGATCGCCGAACACCGGCTGCATGACGAGCTGAGCGTGTCGCCGCCGCGCGACGCCGGCGACGAGGACGCGCTGCTCACGCGCGTCGACGCCTGGCTGTGCGAATTGAAGGAAGCACAGATTCGCGACGGGCTGCACGTGTTCGGCGCGTCGCCGCTCGACCGCCAGCGGCGCGATACGCTGCTCGCGCTCGCACGCTTTCCGGTCGGCGACGGCAAGGGCGAACGCGCGGGGCTGATCGCCGCGCTCGCGCGCGATCTCGCGCTCGGCGACGATTTCGATCCGCTCGCGGCCGACTGGGCTGCGCCGTGGACGGGCCCGCGGCCGGCCGTTCTGCAGGCGCTCGACGCGTCGCCGTGGCGCCATGCGGGTGACACGCGCGAGCGGCTCGAGCGGCTCGCGCAGCAGTGGCTCGATGGACTGTGCCGTGCGAATGTCGGCGGCGATGCCGGCATCGATGCGACGCCGCCGGGTGCATGGCCGCACACGCTCGCCGTGCTCGAACGCGTGCGCGCGACGCTGCTGCCCGCGCTCGACGCGTGCGGCGGCGAGGAACTGCGCCAGCTGCTGCGCGGGCTCGACGGCCGCTTCGTGCCGCCGGGGCCGAGCGGCTCGCCGTCGCGCGGCCGTCCCGACGTGCTGCCGACGGGCCGCAACTTCTATTCGGTCGATACGCGCGCGGTGCCGACGCAGGCCGCGTGGTCGCTCGGGCTGAAATCCGCGCAGCAGCTGATCGAACGCCATCTGCAGGATCACGGCGACTATCCGCGCGCGATCGGGCTGTCGGTCTGGGGCACGGCCACGATGCGCACCGGCGGCGACGATATCGCGCAGGCCTTCGCGCTCATCGGCGTGCGGCCGAAATGGGCGCACGGCAGTCATCGCGTGACCGACTTCGAGATCCTGCCGATCGAGATCTTCGACCGGCCGCGCATCGACGTGACGCTGCGCGTGTCGGGCTTCTTCCGCGACGCGTTTCCGAACCTGATGCACCTGTTCGACGCGGCCGTGCAGGCCGTCGCCGCGCTCGACGAGCCCGAGGCGCTGAACCCGATCCGCGCGCGCATCGAGCGCGAACGCGCGACCTGGATCGAGCGGGGCGTGGCGCCCGACGAAGCGCGACGCCGCGCCGGCTGGCGCGTGTTCGGCGCGCGGCCGGGCAGCTACGGTGCGGGCCTGCAGGACATGATCGACCAGCGCCGCTGGCAGACCGACGCCGATCTCGCCGCCGCGTATCGCCAGTGGGGCGGCCATGCGTACGCGCAGAACAGCGCGGGCGACGCGGCCCCCGACGTGTTCGGCGAGCGGCTCGCGGCGATCGACGTCGTCGTGCAGAACCAGGACAGCCGCGAACACGACATCCTCGACTCGAACGACTACTACCAGTTCCAGGGCGGGATGACGGCGGCCGTGCGCCACCTGTCCGGCCAGCAGCCGAGCATCTACCACGGCGACCATGCGAACCCGGTCGCGCCGAAGATGCGCACGCTGCGCGAGGAGATCGCGCGCGTGATCCGCTCACGCGTCGTCAACCCGAAATGGCTCGACGGCGTGAAGCGTCACGGCTACAAGGGCGCGGCCGAAATGGCCGCGACCGTCGACTACCTGTACGGCTATGACGCGACCGCCCGCGTGCTGTCGGACCATCAGTACGCGCTCGTCGCCGACGCGTACCTGTTCGACGACGACACGCGTGCGTTCCTCGAACGACACAACCCGAAGGCGCTGCACGGCATCTGCGAACGCTTTGTCGAAGCGATGCAGCGCGGGCTGTGGCAGCAGCCGGGCGACTATCGCGAGCGGATCGAAGCGGTCTGGCTCGACAGCGAACAACTCCAGGAAGGAGGACGGCGATGA
- a CDS encoding low molecular weight protein tyrosine phosphatase family protein has translation MTRALFNCSRNRLHSPTAEAVFAAWPGVETDSAGLAPDADTQVCVEQLEWAEIVFVMERAHKAKLTARFGARLKHKKIVCLDIPDRYTYMQPELIALLERKVGPLLRA, from the coding sequence ATGACGCGGGCGCTCTTCAACTGCAGCCGCAACCGGCTGCACAGCCCGACCGCCGAAGCCGTGTTCGCGGCATGGCCGGGTGTCGAAACCGACTCCGCGGGGCTCGCGCCCGACGCCGACACGCAAGTGTGCGTCGAGCAGCTCGAATGGGCCGAGATCGTGTTCGTAATGGAGCGCGCGCACAAGGCGAAGCTCACCGCCCGGTTCGGCGCCCGACTGAAGCACAAGAAGATCGTCTGCCTCGACATTCCCGACCGCTACACGTACATGCAGCCCGAGCTGATCGCGCTGCTCGAACGCAAGGTCGGGCCGTTGCTGCGCGCATGA
- a CDS encoding vWA domain-containing protein — translation MPGTARAGTAVAWPATLAAKRGGPLHAGHLRFRKQAGAPRALHCFVLDCSASMLSHERLALAKGLIVAYFDQAARDRVETALICFGGNGAARRFGPAVPRWWNARWLEPVDGGGGTPLADGIAAAAQLLARAARRTPDQQRWLWVLSDGRTRETAPKPAAADHVVFVDFDDAAVRIGQGRRLADAWGAQWTTAASLCPGVTG, via the coding sequence GTGCCGGGGACGGCACGCGCCGGCACGGCCGTGGCGTGGCCGGCGACGCTCGCCGCGAAGCGCGGCGGCCCGCTGCACGCCGGCCATCTGCGTTTTCGCAAACAGGCCGGCGCCCCGCGCGCGCTCCATTGCTTCGTGCTCGACTGTTCGGCGTCGATGTTGTCGCACGAACGGCTCGCGCTCGCAAAAGGGTTGATCGTCGCGTACTTCGACCAGGCCGCACGCGACCGCGTGGAAACCGCGCTGATCTGCTTCGGCGGCAACGGCGCCGCGCGGCGTTTCGGCCCGGCCGTGCCGCGCTGGTGGAACGCGCGCTGGCTCGAGCCGGTGGACGGCGGCGGCGGCACGCCGCTCGCGGACGGCATCGCGGCCGCCGCGCAACTGCTCGCGCGCGCGGCACGGCGTACGCCGGACCAGCAGCGCTGGCTGTGGGTGCTGTCCGACGGACGCACGCGCGAAACGGCACCGAAACCGGCGGCCGCCGATCACGTCGTGTTCGTCGATTTCGATGACGCGGCCGTGCGGATCGGGCAGGGCAGGCGGCTCGCCGACGCATGGGGCGCGCAATGGACGACGGCCGCGTCGCTGTGCCCCGGGGTGACCGGCTGA
- a CDS encoding YaiI/YqxD family protein translates to MQVLVDADACPAVIKDMLFRAARRAEICVTLVANQFLRTPPSPFIKSVQVPAGFDVADARIVELAQAGDLVITADIPLAAAVLDKGAHALDPRGNWFSRENIEERLSTRAMMDQLRSSGVDTGGPAPFSARDGKAFASQLDRFLARHGKP, encoded by the coding sequence ATGCAAGTACTCGTCGATGCCGACGCGTGTCCCGCCGTCATCAAGGACATGCTGTTTCGCGCCGCGCGTCGTGCCGAGATCTGCGTGACGCTGGTCGCGAACCAGTTTCTGCGTACGCCGCCGTCGCCGTTCATCAAGTCGGTGCAGGTGCCGGCCGGCTTCGACGTCGCCGATGCGCGAATCGTCGAGCTCGCGCAAGCCGGCGATCTCGTGATCACCGCCGATATCCCGCTGGCCGCGGCCGTCCTCGACAAGGGCGCGCATGCGCTCGACCCGCGCGGCAACTGGTTCAGCCGCGAGAACATCGAAGAGCGCCTGTCGACGCGCGCGATGATGGATCAACTGCGCAGCTCGGGCGTCGACACGGGCGGCCCGGCCCCGTTCAGCGCACGCGACGGCAAGGCGTTCGCGTCGCAGCTCGACCGGTTCCTGGCACGCCACGGCAAGCCCTAA
- a CDS encoding ATP-binding protein has protein sequence MTDPTTPRARAVFPFAALVAQQPLQQALLLAAIDPSLGGVLVSGPRGTAKSTAARALAELLPEGEFVTLPLSASDEQVTGTLDLAHALAANGVRFRPGLLARAHRGVLYVDEVNLLADGLVDTLLDVAASGVNVVERDGVSHAHDARFVLVGTMNPEEGELRPQLLDRFGLMVELENCFDAAQRERIVKARLAFDLDPDAFRARHASAQRELRDGIHAARARLSALDFDDAVHARVSALCIDAAVDGLRADLVMLRAARALAALEQADAVTVSHVERVADAVLRHRRHAGAPPSSGAPPSRGDGDRDRDRDERSPPDTRRQPDDQPGAARNDATASQGEWGYLPPEPAGLRDVKSVVPLPLKKR, from the coding sequence ATGACCGATCCGACGACGCCCCGCGCACGCGCGGTGTTCCCGTTCGCGGCACTGGTCGCGCAGCAACCGTTGCAGCAGGCGCTGCTGCTCGCCGCGATCGACCCGTCGCTCGGCGGCGTGCTCGTCAGCGGGCCGCGCGGCACCGCGAAATCGACCGCCGCGCGCGCGCTGGCGGAATTGCTGCCCGAAGGCGAATTCGTCACGCTGCCGCTGTCGGCGAGCGACGAGCAGGTCACCGGCACGCTCGATCTCGCCCATGCGCTCGCCGCCAACGGCGTGCGCTTCCGGCCGGGCCTGCTCGCCCGCGCGCATCGCGGCGTGCTGTACGTCGATGAGGTGAACCTGCTCGCCGACGGGCTCGTCGATACGCTGCTCGACGTCGCCGCGAGCGGCGTGAACGTGGTCGAGCGCGATGGCGTGTCGCACGCGCACGATGCGCGCTTCGTGTTGGTCGGCACGATGAATCCCGAGGAAGGCGAGCTGCGCCCGCAACTGCTCGACCGCTTCGGGCTGATGGTCGAGCTCGAGAACTGCTTCGACGCCGCGCAGCGCGAACGGATCGTGAAGGCGCGCCTCGCGTTCGATCTCGATCCGGATGCGTTTCGTGCGCGTCACGCAAGCGCGCAGCGAGAACTTCGCGACGGGATTCATGCGGCGCGGGCCCGGCTGTCGGCGCTCGATTTCGACGATGCGGTTCACGCCCGCGTGAGCGCGCTGTGCATCGACGCGGCCGTCGACGGCCTGCGCGCCGACCTCGTGATGCTGCGCGCCGCGCGCGCGCTCGCGGCGCTGGAGCAGGCCGACGCGGTGACGGTGTCGCATGTCGAACGCGTGGCCGACGCGGTGCTGCGGCATCGGCGTCATGCGGGCGCGCCGCCGTCGTCGGGCGCGCCGCCATCGCGCGGCGACGGCGACCGCGACCGCGACCGCGACGAGCGTTCGCCACCGGACACACGCCGGCAACCCGACGATCAACCGGGCGCGGCACGCAACGATGCGACGGCATCGCAAGGCGAGTGGGGCTACTTGCCACCCGAACCGGCCGGCTTGCGCGATGTGAAAAGCGTGGTGCCGCTGCCGCTAAAAAAACGCTGA